The following proteins come from a genomic window of Synechococcus sp. BIOS-E4-1:
- the coaD gene encoding pantetheine-phosphate adenylyltransferase, with amino-acid sequence MKALYPGSFDPLTLGHLDLIERGSSLVEELIVAVLQNPGKSPAFSLDERLHQIRLSTGHLSNVSVISFDGLTVECARSNNTRLILRGLRAMSDFEYELQIAHTNRSLDPDFETVFLSTSAHYSFLSSSVVKEVARFGGSVDHMVPPVVAEDLMRFFNSAFHQPQR; translated from the coding sequence ATGAAGGCGCTTTATCCAGGCAGCTTCGACCCTCTGACCCTCGGGCATCTTGACCTGATCGAACGCGGATCATCGTTGGTGGAGGAACTGATTGTTGCGGTGCTTCAAAACCCAGGAAAGTCTCCCGCCTTCTCGCTGGATGAGCGACTTCATCAGATCCGTCTTTCGACAGGTCATCTCAGCAATGTGAGTGTGATCAGTTTTGATGGTCTCACCGTTGAATGCGCCAGATCCAACAACACACGACTGATCCTGCGTGGTCTGCGTGCGATGAGCGACTTCGAATACGAGCTGCAAATCGCCCACACAAATCGGTCACTGGATCCGGATTTTGAGACGGTTTTCCTCAGCACGTCTGCTCACTACAGCTTTCTCAGCAGTTCGGTGGTGAAGGAAGTCGCCCGTTTTGGCGGATCTGTTGACCATATGGTCCCTCCGGTGGTGGCGGAGGACCTCATGAGGTTCTTTAATTCGGCTTTCCACCAACCTCAGCGATGA
- the dacB gene encoding D-alanyl-D-alanine carboxypeptidase/D-alanyl-D-alanine-endopeptidase has product MRTMLLTSGLLLTPLAMPVAANQAVPLIIPPPPTEQPLPQLQPSRSCPELEKALRINVGSEARVWSVTVLNSDGDVLGNVNGAVPRIPASNQKLISTAYALDRLGPDFRLKTRLIQRPDGSLELNGQGDPDLGIAGLQRFVLAALRQGGARGNAVSDVKLMVREEPRSNWWPSDWHPADRGYAYGAPITRLALTSNAVGGAVSDPYSRLQRLFQQEAIRRGGTVQIQRGQPLAENISAVQQDTVVLHEENSAPMHALLSLANTESHNFTAEVLMRQASGLWDVRAASRATERWMYEQGLPIQGLRVADGSGLSRNNRVTSNTIAALLMRMDQHPFSAYYQSSMAIAGRRGTLRNLYRGTTLDGRFRGKTGTISGVRSISGYLQTVDGPRYVSMISNGSGRPNTVMGQILRSVQRFSPCPSSVAPARQPDVLG; this is encoded by the coding sequence ATGAGAACAATGCTCCTGACCTCTGGACTTCTCCTGACACCCCTGGCCATGCCGGTGGCCGCCAATCAGGCTGTTCCACTGATCATCCCGCCGCCGCCGACCGAGCAGCCACTGCCGCAGCTGCAGCCGTCTCGTTCGTGTCCGGAACTTGAAAAGGCACTCAGAATCAATGTCGGCAGCGAAGCGAGAGTGTGGTCTGTCACCGTTCTCAACAGTGATGGAGATGTTCTGGGCAACGTGAACGGTGCCGTCCCAAGGATTCCTGCATCCAATCAAAAGCTGATTAGCACCGCCTACGCCCTCGATCGCCTCGGCCCGGATTTTCGTTTGAAAACCCGTCTGATCCAGAGGCCAGATGGCTCATTGGAATTGAACGGTCAGGGAGATCCTGATCTCGGGATTGCAGGTCTTCAGCGATTCGTTCTTGCCGCGCTTCGTCAAGGCGGTGCCAGAGGCAATGCCGTCTCGGATGTGAAGCTGATGGTGCGGGAAGAACCTCGCAGCAACTGGTGGCCCAGCGATTGGCACCCTGCTGATCGTGGTTATGCCTATGGGGCGCCGATCACGCGTTTGGCGCTCACCAGCAATGCCGTTGGCGGTGCTGTGAGTGATCCGTACTCGCGACTGCAAAGACTGTTTCAACAGGAAGCGATTCGTCGCGGTGGAACGGTGCAGATCCAGAGGGGCCAACCGCTTGCTGAAAACATTTCAGCTGTGCAGCAGGACACGGTGGTGTTGCACGAGGAGAACTCCGCTCCCATGCACGCGTTGCTCAGCCTTGCCAACACGGAGAGCCACAATTTCACCGCAGAGGTTCTGATGCGACAGGCTTCAGGCCTCTGGGACGTCAGGGCGGCCTCCCGTGCAACAGAGCGCTGGATGTATGAGCAGGGTCTGCCAATTCAGGGGTTGCGCGTGGCTGATGGCAGTGGACTCTCGCGAAACAATCGCGTCACGAGCAACACAATCGCCGCTCTGCTGATGCGCATGGATCAGCATCCATTCTCGGCGTACTACCAGTCCTCCATGGCCATTGCAGGCCGCAGAGGCACTCTGCGCAATCTTTATCGCGGAACAACTCTTGACGGACGTTTTCGAGGCAAGACAGGAACCATCAGCGGTGTGCGCAGCATTTCCGGTTATCTGCAGACCGTTGATGGTCCCAGGTACGTGAGCATGATTTCCAATGGATCTGGACGCCCCAACACGGTGATGGGGCAAATCCTGAGATCTGTTCAGAGATTCAGCCCATGCCCCTCATCTGTCGCACCCGCGAGGCAGCCCGACGTGCTCGGCTAA
- a CDS encoding DUF4330 domain-containing protein, with the protein MAISDRVRSMSVIDVAAAVVALVAIGGVLWSPKLSNTVARATGAVKPVEVTVDVRNTSAADPDQLIAEALKSGRTSLVIRNQPAGSVQLIRVDDIRRQLASVLPDGSVVMADDPNRTIQGMLDARFVLQGDATVTSSGVVMAGTKLKVGIPVELEGRFYRVNGIVSGVSVQ; encoded by the coding sequence ATGGCCATCTCTGATCGTGTTCGATCAATGTCCGTCATTGACGTCGCCGCCGCGGTTGTTGCCTTGGTGGCTATAGGGGGTGTGTTGTGGAGTCCGAAGCTCAGCAACACGGTCGCCAGGGCTACCGGGGCGGTCAAACCAGTGGAAGTCACTGTGGATGTTCGCAACACCAGTGCTGCCGACCCGGATCAACTGATCGCGGAAGCTCTCAAATCCGGTCGAACCTCCCTCGTGATCCGCAACCAGCCCGCTGGGAGTGTGCAACTGATCAGGGTCGACGACATCAGGCGCCAGCTCGCTTCCGTTCTTCCTGATGGCAGCGTTGTGATGGCCGATGACCCGAACAGGACGATCCAGGGCATGCTCGATGCCCGCTTTGTTCTTCAGGGTGACGCCACAGTCACCTCGTCTGGTGTTGTGATGGCAGGCACCAAGCTAAAAGTTGGAATTCCTGTAGAACTTGAAGGCCGTTTCTATCGGGTGAACGGAATTGTCAGTGGAGTTTCCGTGCAATGA
- a CDS encoding DUF1995 family protein, giving the protein MSAVLPADLSETEQRTFVALSEVLSSKRRGRWQITWKFEGLRLLGPSIRLSQALKDSGIGLLLAWPDAGAAALAKRDGPELAECCVDLNQLQRDPAWAGRGDLLLIVGAQPSDYETVEAICSQWFEPVVLLNSRLEDAAVGIGSVARQRRKGFMSVWQSAFHLEPFLQGALMQERQQQWELFRMDPDGYRWVKQFAARPDQEQIDEALASAGDGLRQTLGAMDRFIDDLRG; this is encoded by the coding sequence GTGAGCGCCGTTCTTCCCGCTGATCTCTCTGAAACTGAACAGCGCACATTTGTTGCTCTGAGTGAGGTTCTTAGCTCCAAGCGTCGTGGGCGCTGGCAAATCACCTGGAAGTTCGAGGGTCTTCGGCTGCTCGGACCCTCAATCCGTCTGTCTCAGGCACTGAAGGACAGCGGCATCGGTCTGCTGCTGGCCTGGCCCGATGCAGGTGCGGCAGCCCTGGCCAAGCGTGATGGACCTGAACTGGCCGAGTGCTGCGTTGATCTGAATCAGCTGCAACGTGACCCTGCCTGGGCCGGACGTGGTGATCTTTTGCTGATCGTCGGTGCTCAACCCAGCGATTACGAGACAGTTGAGGCGATCTGTAGTCAGTGGTTTGAACCGGTTGTACTGCTGAACAGCCGTCTGGAAGACGCTGCTGTCGGTATCGGCAGTGTGGCTCGTCAGCGACGCAAGGGATTCATGTCCGTCTGGCAATCGGCCTTTCATTTGGAACCCTTTCTTCAAGGTGCTCTGATGCAGGAACGTCAGCAGCAATGGGAACTGTTCCGCATGGATCCGGATGGATATCGATGGGTCAAGCAATTCGCTGCCCGTCCTGATCAGGAACAGATTGACGAAGCTCTTGCCAGTGCGGGGGATGGTTTAAGGCAGACCCTTGGGGCGATGGATCGGTTCATTGATGATCTGCGTGGTTGA
- a CDS encoding cysteine desulfurase family protein: MIYLDACATAPLRPGVLQRMIETQDQAWANPSSLHGFGLKASEALERARSEIASNLCADHRDVVFTSGATESIHLALHGLAASRSPGRLVISSVEHPAVSGAARLLAMSGWEVTEWPVDQLGRIRLELLEQLLAPPTQIVSLVWGQGEVGTIQPLLAVAEACRTRGIVIHTDATQVLSQALPSWKHLPVDLLSSSAHKCGGPRGIGLLMTRESLRSGLKPLLAGGGQEGGLRSGTESVVLAIGMAAALDQIECCPPADLARSGHGIADLRDALRDSLLRDQRLIVCGDPEDRLPHHLSLLVNDHNGQPVSGRRLVRSLDACGLAVSSGSACSSGKDSDSPVLAAMGLPNTMRRSSIRISLGPWIERKDLDGIVQRFHQGLEQALCS, translated from the coding sequence GTGATCTATCTCGATGCCTGCGCCACCGCGCCCCTCAGGCCGGGAGTACTTCAACGCATGATCGAGACCCAGGATCAGGCCTGGGCCAATCCTTCCAGTCTTCATGGATTCGGGCTGAAAGCCTCTGAGGCTCTGGAGAGGGCCCGCTCTGAGATTGCCTCAAATCTCTGTGCGGATCACCGAGATGTGGTGTTCACATCCGGTGCCACCGAATCCATCCATCTCGCGCTTCATGGGCTCGCCGCCTCCCGTTCGCCAGGCCGGCTTGTGATCTCTTCGGTCGAACACCCTGCCGTCTCCGGGGCTGCGCGTCTGCTGGCCATGAGCGGCTGGGAGGTGACCGAATGGCCTGTTGATCAGCTGGGCAGGATCAGGCTGGAACTTCTCGAACAACTGCTGGCTCCACCAACTCAGATTGTTTCGTTGGTATGGGGTCAGGGTGAAGTCGGCACGATTCAACCCTTGCTCGCCGTTGCAGAAGCTTGCAGAACGAGGGGGATCGTCATCCATACCGATGCCACCCAGGTTCTGAGCCAGGCACTTCCCAGCTGGAAGCATTTACCTGTCGATCTGCTCAGCTCCTCGGCTCACAAATGCGGGGGACCCAGAGGGATCGGCCTGCTGATGACACGCGAGTCGCTTCGCTCCGGGCTGAAACCGCTCCTCGCAGGTGGCGGTCAGGAGGGAGGCCTGAGAAGTGGCACTGAATCCGTTGTTCTGGCAATCGGCATGGCCGCTGCGCTGGATCAGATCGAGTGCTGTCCTCCAGCTGATCTCGCTCGATCAGGACACGGCATCGCTGATCTCCGTGATGCTTTACGCGACAGCCTCCTCAGGGATCAACGTCTGATCGTCTGCGGCGATCCAGAGGATCGGCTTCCTCACCATCTTTCACTGCTGGTGAACGATCACAACGGCCAACCCGTTTCAGGTCGTCGACTCGTTCGCAGTCTGGATGCATGCGGACTGGCTGTCAGCAGCGGCAGTGCTTGTTCATCCGGCAAGGACAGCGACAGCCCTGTTTTGGCTGCCATGGGGCTTCCCAACACGATGCGTCGATCCAGCATCAGAATCAGCCTCGGGCCCTGGATTGAACGCAAGGACCTTGATGGGATCGTTCAGCGCTTTCATCAAGGACTCGAGCAAGCACTCTGCAGTTGA
- the dapF gene encoding diaminopimelate epimerase, giving the protein MLTFSKYQGLGNDFILMEGRSGQLSAEIHSPDPGWVQRLCDRRFGIGADGLILALPAEGDAELRMRIFNADGSEAEMCGNGIRCLARFLADSDGDGPGRQWAIETPVGLIIPELQNDGQIRVDMGAPFLDSASVPTTLTADASGLPVGELNLGGDTLALAAVGMGNPHAIVPVGDLDSIPFESWGAALECHEVFPAKTNVHFLKVHGRSQLEIRVWERGAGPTLACGTGACATLVAAVLLGLSDREATVELPGGPLQISWEKTGASVFMTGPAVAVFDGVLNPELIPSQIPATDAASVAIVEPAASLETANGESEKRQPDDACSEEEAQSRVQEFLASNSLDSMINIATESLEQRTLSRLQRDSQP; this is encoded by the coding sequence ATGCTGACTTTCAGCAAATATCAAGGGCTGGGCAACGACTTCATTTTGATGGAGGGCCGTTCCGGGCAATTGTCGGCTGAGATTCACAGCCCCGATCCAGGCTGGGTCCAACGCCTTTGCGATCGACGCTTCGGCATTGGAGCAGATGGATTGATTCTGGCTCTACCTGCAGAGGGAGATGCCGAGCTGCGCATGCGCATCTTCAATGCCGACGGCTCGGAAGCAGAGATGTGTGGTAACGGAATTCGCTGTCTTGCGCGCTTCCTCGCTGACAGCGACGGGGATGGTCCCGGTCGTCAATGGGCGATCGAAACTCCTGTTGGTCTGATCATTCCGGAACTTCAGAACGATGGTCAGATTCGCGTGGATATGGGAGCTCCGTTCCTTGATTCTGCCTCGGTGCCCACCACTCTCACCGCTGATGCATCCGGACTTCCGGTGGGTGAACTGAACCTTGGTGGAGACACTCTTGCCCTGGCGGCAGTTGGCATGGGAAATCCCCACGCAATCGTGCCCGTCGGCGATCTCGACTCCATACCGTTTGAAAGCTGGGGTGCGGCATTGGAATGCCACGAGGTTTTTCCGGCCAAGACCAATGTGCATTTTCTGAAGGTGCACGGACGTTCTCAGCTCGAAATCAGAGTCTGGGAACGAGGTGCTGGTCCCACCCTTGCCTGTGGGACCGGCGCTTGCGCCACGCTTGTCGCGGCTGTTCTGCTCGGACTCAGCGATCGGGAGGCCACTGTTGAGCTGCCCGGTGGTCCTCTTCAGATCAGCTGGGAGAAGACTGGCGCATCGGTGTTCATGACTGGTCCTGCTGTTGCTGTGTTCGATGGCGTTCTCAATCCTGAACTCATCCCTTCTCAGATCCCAGCAACAGATGCAGCATCGGTCGCGATCGTCGAACCAGCGGCGTCTCTCGAGACAGCCAACGGAGAGTCCGAGAAGCGCCAACCTGATGATGCGTGTTCCGAAGAGGAAGCCCAGTCAAGAGTTCAGGAATTCCTTGCCTCCAATTCTCTGGATTCGATGATCAACATCGCCACTGAATCCCTGGAACAACGAACTCTTTCGCGTCTTCAACGCGACAGCCAACCCTGA
- the leuS gene encoding leucine--tRNA ligase codes for MTGPQSSSMPDSTPGLSDRYDPSLLEKQWQCKWDREALYQTQDPRPEQKAFYALSMFPYPSGSLHMGHVRNYVITDVIARAQRMRGDAVLHPMGWDAFGLPAENAAIERNVDPGVWTDRNIDQMRNQLGRLGLSIDWSREQATCHEDYYRWTQWLFLELHSAGLAYQKEATVNWDPVDQTVLANEQVDSEGRSWRSGALVEQKNLKQWFLKITQYADALLEDLNQLQGWPERVRTMQANWIGRSIGAEIDFQVVGHHDATITVFTTRADTLFGVSYVVLAPEHPLVDALTTADQKESVEAFRDLVSDLSNDERTADDRPKRGVATGAEAVNPANGQRIPIWVADYVLAGYGTGAVMGVPAHDERDFLFARKYELPVQRVILVDGADEHLNDGEAWTGPGTLVNSGDFDGQSNDQAKQAITEHGTTQGWARAKRQYRLRDWLISRQRYWGCPIPIIHCPDCGAQPVPADQLPVALPKNVNLAGKGGSPLAALDDWVNVPCPICGTPARRETDTMDTFMCSSWYFLRFADPHNSDRPFDSAAVKRWLPVQQYVGGIEHAILHLLYSRFFTRALRDRGLISINEPFERLLTQGMVQGVTYRNPRTGRYVAPAQVADQGAPTDPDDGGELEVLFEKMSKSKHNGVDPALVIDRYGADTARMFILFKAPPEKDLEWDDADVEGQFRFLQRLWRLVDSVSKVTAPDQLLREDASGIPAELSESETAIRRAVHLAIQAVGEDLSGEFQFNTAISELMKLSNSLSGAVLEASRPVQVEAMGALIRLLAPFAPHLAEEFWFRLGGQGSVHLQAWPLYDPEALVQDTVDLVIQIKGKVRGTIQVPAECDKETLEALALASDVAERWLDGKPPERVIVVPGKLVNLVPS; via the coding sequence GTGACAGGCCCGCAGTCCTCATCCATGCCCGACTCCACCCCGGGTCTGTCCGATCGCTACGACCCCTCCCTCCTCGAAAAACAGTGGCAATGCAAGTGGGACCGAGAGGCTCTCTATCAAACCCAGGATCCCAGGCCTGAGCAGAAAGCGTTTTATGCGCTTTCAATGTTTCCGTACCCCTCAGGAAGCCTTCATATGGGGCATGTTCGGAACTATGTGATCACCGATGTGATTGCAAGAGCCCAGCGCATGCGTGGTGATGCTGTGCTGCATCCGATGGGTTGGGATGCCTTCGGGCTTCCTGCTGAAAACGCAGCGATCGAACGCAACGTGGACCCCGGCGTCTGGACAGACAGAAATATCGATCAGATGCGAAATCAACTCGGTCGCCTGGGGCTATCGATCGACTGGTCTCGAGAGCAGGCCACATGCCATGAGGACTATTACCGCTGGACGCAGTGGCTCTTTCTTGAGTTGCACTCAGCAGGTCTGGCCTACCAGAAGGAAGCAACCGTCAACTGGGACCCTGTCGACCAGACGGTGCTGGCCAACGAGCAGGTTGATTCCGAGGGTCGTTCCTGGCGATCCGGCGCGCTGGTCGAGCAGAAAAACCTGAAACAGTGGTTTCTGAAAATCACCCAGTACGCGGATGCACTGCTCGAGGACCTGAATCAGCTGCAGGGTTGGCCTGAACGGGTGCGCACCATGCAGGCCAACTGGATCGGACGCTCCATCGGGGCAGAAATCGACTTTCAGGTGGTGGGTCACCACGACGCCACGATCACCGTGTTCACAACCAGAGCAGACACCCTATTTGGTGTCAGCTATGTCGTTCTGGCGCCTGAACATCCGTTAGTCGATGCTCTCACCACTGCGGATCAAAAAGAATCCGTCGAAGCATTCCGAGATTTGGTCAGCGATCTTTCGAATGATGAGCGCACGGCGGATGATCGTCCCAAACGTGGTGTCGCCACCGGTGCCGAAGCGGTGAACCCGGCCAACGGTCAGAGGATTCCGATCTGGGTTGCTGACTACGTCCTGGCGGGCTATGGAACCGGAGCAGTGATGGGAGTTCCCGCCCATGACGAGCGCGATTTCCTATTCGCACGAAAATATGAGTTACCCGTGCAGCGCGTGATCCTGGTGGATGGCGCTGATGAGCACCTCAACGATGGTGAGGCCTGGACAGGACCTGGAACCCTGGTCAACAGCGGAGACTTCGATGGTCAAAGCAATGACCAGGCCAAGCAGGCCATCACCGAACACGGCACAACCCAAGGATGGGCGCGAGCCAAGCGTCAATACAGGCTTCGAGACTGGCTGATCTCGCGACAGCGCTACTGGGGTTGTCCGATTCCAATCATTCATTGTCCGGACTGCGGCGCACAGCCTGTTCCAGCAGATCAGCTACCGGTGGCCCTGCCCAAAAACGTCAATCTGGCGGGCAAGGGTGGATCACCTCTTGCCGCATTGGATGACTGGGTGAATGTCCCCTGTCCAATCTGTGGAACACCGGCACGACGCGAGACGGACACCATGGACACCTTCATGTGTTCCTCCTGGTATTTCCTGCGCTTCGCTGATCCTCACAACTCCGATCGGCCATTCGACAGCGCAGCCGTCAAGCGATGGCTGCCCGTTCAGCAGTACGTGGGAGGCATTGAGCACGCCATCCTGCATTTGCTTTACTCGCGATTTTTCACCAGGGCACTGAGGGATCGCGGTCTGATCTCGATCAATGAGCCGTTCGAGCGGTTGTTGACTCAAGGAATGGTGCAGGGGGTGACCTACCGCAATCCAAGGACGGGGAGATATGTCGCCCCCGCTCAGGTGGCCGATCAGGGTGCTCCGACCGACCCCGACGACGGCGGAGAGCTTGAGGTGCTGTTCGAAAAAATGTCCAAGTCGAAGCACAACGGAGTCGATCCAGCACTGGTCATTGACCGGTATGGAGCGGACACGGCTCGGATGTTCATCCTGTTCAAAGCTCCGCCCGAGAAAGATCTTGAGTGGGATGACGCCGATGTGGAAGGTCAGTTCCGCTTCCTTCAACGTCTCTGGCGGCTGGTGGACAGCGTCAGCAAAGTGACAGCTCCGGATCAACTGCTGCGCGAAGACGCATCAGGTATTCCCGCAGAGCTGTCCGAATCGGAAACAGCGATTCGACGTGCTGTTCATCTGGCCATTCAGGCGGTGGGTGAGGATCTCAGCGGCGAGTTCCAGTTCAACACCGCGATATCGGAGTTGATGAAACTGTCGAACAGTCTTTCTGGAGCGGTGCTTGAGGCATCACGACCGGTGCAGGTGGAGGCGATGGGGGCGCTGATCAGGTTGCTTGCACCGTTTGCTCCACACCTTGCGGAAGAATTCTGGTTCCGACTCGGTGGACAGGGCAGTGTTCATCTCCAGGCCTGGCCTTTGTATGACCCTGAAGCACTCGTGCAGGACACCGTTGATCTGGTGATTCAGATCAAGGGAAAGGTCAGAGGAACCATTCAGGTTCCTGCTGAATGCGACAAAGAGACACTGGAGGCCCTGGCGCTGGCCAGCGACGTGGCTGAGCGCTGGCTGGACGGCAAGCCCCCCGAGCGGGTGATTGTGGTGCCGGGGAAGCTGGTGAATCTGGTGCCTTCCTGA
- a CDS encoding glucose-6-phosphate isomerase: protein MSFPDFSATDTQIQWQRFCDLLWHHEDLGMWLDISRMHLNNAQLEELTPRLEKAFEAMKALENGAIANADENRQVGHYWLRHPQLAPDPDVGQHIASEIDEIEQFGKAVISGAIKSPTGQPFTDVLWIGIGGSGLGPLLMIRALQDKDAGLPFHFFDNVDPNGMSRTLADLGDALRTTLVITVSKSGGTPEPHLGMEQARHRLEAVGGNWSAQAVAITMAGSKLDKQAVDEQWLQRFDMFDWVGGRTSITSAVGLVPGALIGSDIRSFLAGASQMDEATRESDVRRNPAALMAAAWYTAGEGKGKRDMVVLPYRDRLEVFSRYLQQLVMESLGKRLDRNGDVAHQGIAVYGNKGSTDQHAYVQQLRDGVDNFFVTFIEVLRDVEDIPEINGERPGDFLDGFVQGTRSALTEGGRQSLSISMRQFDARRLGALIALFERAVGFYGELVNINAYHQPGVEAGKKAAAAILKLQRQVEEVLSDGVSRSVVEIHQAIGEGPVEAVFWIVRHLTGNNRGYQAQGDWNKPATLRFSKS from the coding sequence ATGAGTTTTCCGGATTTCAGTGCCACGGATACCCAGATTCAATGGCAGAGATTCTGTGATCTTCTCTGGCATCACGAGGACCTCGGAATGTGGCTGGATATCAGTCGCATGCACCTCAACAACGCCCAGCTCGAAGAGCTCACGCCCAGGCTGGAGAAGGCTTTTGAGGCCATGAAAGCCCTTGAGAACGGTGCCATCGCCAATGCCGACGAAAATCGCCAGGTGGGTCATTACTGGCTGCGGCATCCTCAACTGGCTCCTGATCCGGACGTTGGTCAGCACATCGCTTCCGAAATTGATGAGATCGAGCAGTTCGGAAAGGCGGTGATCAGCGGGGCGATCAAGTCTCCGACTGGTCAACCCTTCACGGATGTTCTCTGGATCGGTATCGGTGGCAGTGGACTCGGACCCTTGCTGATGATCCGTGCCCTTCAGGACAAAGATGCAGGACTTCCCTTCCACTTCTTCGACAATGTGGATCCCAACGGCATGAGTCGGACTCTTGCTGACCTTGGTGATGCTCTGCGCACCACCCTGGTGATAACGGTGAGCAAATCCGGAGGTACCCCGGAGCCCCATCTCGGCATGGAGCAGGCACGCCATCGCCTTGAAGCGGTTGGAGGCAACTGGTCGGCTCAGGCTGTGGCGATCACCATGGCTGGCAGCAAGCTCGACAAACAGGCTGTTGATGAACAGTGGCTTCAGCGCTTTGACATGTTCGACTGGGTCGGAGGCCGTACAAGCATCACCAGTGCTGTTGGCCTGGTTCCAGGCGCCCTGATCGGATCGGATATCCGCAGTTTCCTGGCAGGTGCTTCTCAGATGGATGAAGCCACGCGCGAGAGTGATGTGCGCCGCAACCCCGCTGCACTGATGGCAGCAGCCTGGTACACGGCGGGAGAAGGCAAGGGCAAGCGCGACATGGTGGTGCTTCCTTATCGCGACCGTCTGGAGGTGTTCAGTCGCTACCTGCAGCAGCTGGTGATGGAGTCTCTCGGCAAGCGCCTCGATCGCAATGGCGATGTGGCCCATCAGGGCATCGCCGTTTATGGCAATAAGGGGTCAACCGATCAACACGCCTACGTTCAACAACTACGAGATGGTGTCGACAATTTCTTTGTGACCTTCATCGAAGTTCTTCGGGATGTTGAGGATATCCCCGAGATCAACGGTGAGCGGCCTGGGGACTTCCTGGATGGCTTCGTTCAGGGAACCCGGTCGGCACTGACCGAAGGAGGACGTCAGAGTCTGAGCATCAGCATGCGTCAGTTCGATGCCCGTCGCCTCGGCGCTCTGATTGCACTTTTTGAGCGTGCCGTGGGCTTCTATGGAGAACTGGTCAACATCAACGCCTATCACCAGCCTGGAGTTGAGGCCGGTAAGAAGGCCGCAGCTGCGATCCTCAAACTGCAGCGGCAGGTGGAGGAGGTGCTCAGCGATGGAGTGTCGCGCTCAGTCGTGGAGATCCATCAGGCGATTGGAGAGGGACCAGTAGAAGCCGTCTTCTGGATTGTGCGTCATCTCACCGGTAACAATCGCGGCTATCAGGCACAAGGTGACTGGAACAAACCAGCCACTCTGCGTTTCAGCAAATCCTGA
- a CDS encoding helicase DnaB, with amino-acid sequence MVPRAITSLATLAITALAASLAFWPPLPGVNDHSELERSTSPLSQDRDPDPTDFSAEELEHLQRRFGVHGPQTQLAQLFTRGVDQLQPLRANTLSRLNRLKPVIQRESDRHRINPMLITAILFDEIQHSKPGEDLPFVVHSGLVETHGPAQLGISELIHQGRLPADPTPQQIAAARDLLMEPDANVELLAAKLARLKGELGLERESILIASRSYVDAKAIATLAYLHNGKLDYPARVLRYMQDPALHGLIYSTFRPAPLPVI; translated from the coding sequence ATGGTCCCGAGAGCGATCACAAGCCTTGCAACTTTGGCCATCACGGCTCTTGCCGCCTCACTGGCGTTTTGGCCACCTCTGCCTGGCGTCAATGACCACAGCGAGCTGGAGAGGTCGACCTCTCCCCTGTCTCAGGACAGAGACCCCGACCCGACTGATTTCAGTGCCGAAGAGCTTGAACATCTGCAACGCCGATTCGGCGTTCACGGGCCTCAGACTCAACTGGCTCAGTTGTTCACACGCGGAGTGGATCAGCTGCAGCCACTGCGAGCCAACACTCTGTCGAGACTGAACAGGCTGAAACCGGTGATCCAGCGAGAATCCGATCGCCATCGGATCAATCCGATGTTGATCACGGCCATTCTGTTTGATGAAATTCAGCACTCCAAACCAGGAGAGGATCTGCCCTTCGTCGTGCACTCAGGTCTTGTGGAGACCCATGGCCCTGCGCAACTCGGAATCAGTGAGCTGATTCACCAAGGTCGGCTTCCTGCCGATCCCACTCCCCAGCAGATCGCGGCTGCCCGTGACCTGCTGATGGAACCGGATGCCAACGTGGAGCTGCTGGCAGCGAAACTCGCAAGGCTGAAAGGGGAGCTCGGCCTGGAGCGTGAATCAATCCTGATTGCCAGCCGTTCCTATGTCGATGCCAAGGCCATCGCCACCCTGGCTTACTTGCATAACGGCAAACTTGATTATCCCGCCAGGGTGCTCCGCTACATGCAGGACCCTGCTTTGCATGGACTGATCTATTCCACGTTCCGTCCTGCACCGCTTCCTGTGATCTGA